The following coding sequences lie in one Flagellimonas eckloniae genomic window:
- a CDS encoding ABC transporter ATP-binding protein, which produces MSKNDEIGKAFDFGLFKRIFEHTKPYKTIFWVVAIVAILSAAFAVLTPVLVREIINEALSKKDSEELTLVVLVMLGALFGQVLCQLSFNYYANLLGESVIKDIRIRLFQKMMGFKMTYFDNSSIGVLVTRAVADMQRIGEIFSQGFFVIVADLLKMLSGAAIMLLINWKLALIVFAILPIILVATRLFQQAMKVAFIEVRAQVANLNSFVQERIAGMKIVQLFNREEIEKEKFRKINEKHQNAWLKTVWYNSIFFPIAEISYSIGIGLVVYFGVVQNIENVALNDTGSIFAFFFLMDLLFRPLRQIADKFNTLQMGMVAANRVFKILDTESNISDQGTLEKQDVKGAIEFSNVHFGYIEDEEVLHGISFSVEAGQTVAIVGATGAGKSTIINLLNRFYEINSGDILIDGHTIRDYTLKSLRSHIAIVLQDVFLFADTIANNISLREESVALSEIEAAAKQIGVHDFISSLPSGYQYNVKERGTMLSSGQRQLIAFLRAYVSNPSILILDEATSSVDTYSEQLIQRATDKITEGRTSIIIAHRLATIKKADKIIVMDAGKIVEIGTHQELLKNGGYYNDLYEAQFLAEEVA; this is translated from the coding sequence ATGAGCAAAAATGATGAGATAGGAAAAGCATTTGATTTTGGTTTGTTCAAAAGAATCTTTGAGCATACCAAGCCTTATAAAACTATCTTTTGGGTAGTTGCCATAGTTGCCATATTATCTGCTGCGTTTGCCGTTTTAACACCAGTTCTGGTCAGGGAAATTATAAATGAGGCATTGTCCAAAAAGGATAGTGAAGAGCTTACGTTAGTCGTTTTGGTCATGTTAGGGGCTTTATTCGGACAGGTACTTTGTCAACTATCGTTCAATTATTATGCTAATCTTTTGGGAGAGTCGGTAATCAAGGATATACGCATCAGACTTTTTCAAAAGATGATGGGTTTTAAAATGACCTATTTTGATAATTCATCCATTGGAGTGTTGGTGACTAGGGCAGTTGCCGATATGCAGCGTATTGGAGAGATATTTAGTCAAGGATTTTTTGTTATTGTGGCAGATTTGCTGAAAATGCTTTCTGGAGCGGCAATAATGCTTTTAATCAACTGGAAATTGGCATTGATCGTGTTTGCAATTTTACCGATAATCTTGGTTGCTACGCGATTGTTTCAACAGGCCATGAAAGTTGCTTTTATAGAAGTACGTGCACAAGTAGCCAACTTAAATTCCTTTGTTCAAGAACGGATTGCTGGAATGAAGATTGTACAGCTTTTTAATCGGGAGGAAATAGAGAAAGAGAAATTCAGAAAAATCAATGAAAAGCATCAAAATGCGTGGTTAAAGACAGTTTGGTACAATTCTATTTTCTTTCCAATTGCTGAAATCTCATATTCCATTGGTATTGGATTGGTAGTATACTTTGGTGTGGTTCAAAACATTGAGAATGTTGCGTTGAACGACACAGGCTCTATTTTTGCATTCTTTTTCTTGATGGACCTGTTGTTTCGTCCATTGAGACAGATAGCGGATAAATTTAATACCCTTCAAATGGGAATGGTAGCTGCCAACCGTGTATTTAAGATTCTGGATACTGAAAGTAATATCTCGGATCAAGGTACTTTGGAAAAGCAAGACGTTAAGGGTGCTATTGAATTTTCGAATGTTCATTTTGGGTATATTGAGGACGAAGAGGTTTTACATGGCATTTCATTTAGTGTTGAAGCAGGACAAACGGTCGCTATTGTTGGTGCTACGGGTGCAGGAAAGTCTACCATTATTAATTTATTGAACCGGTTTTATGAGATTAATTCTGGAGATATCCTGATAGATGGTCATACTATCCGCGATTATACATTAAAATCACTTCGGTCGCATATTGCCATTGTACTTCAGGATGTTTTCCTATTTGCGGATACCATTGCCAATAACATTTCGCTTCGCGAAGAATCTGTAGCATTATCTGAAATTGAAGCAGCCGCAAAACAAATCGGAGTTCACGACTTTATTTCGAGCTTACCCAGCGGGTATCAATATAATGTAAAGGAACGTGGAACTATGCTTTCCAGCGGACAGCGCCAATTGATCGCATTTTTACGGGCTTATGTTAGCAACCCCAGTATTTTAATCCTGGATGAAGCAACCTCATCCGTAGACACTTATTCAGAACAATTGATTCAACGCGCAACGGATAAAATAACCGAGGGTAGAACCTCAATTATTATTGCACACCGATTGGCAACGATTAAAAAAGCAGATAAGATTATTGTGATGGATGCCGGAAAGATTGTTGAAATTGGTACACACCAAGAATTGCTAAAAAATGGTGGGTATTACAATGATTTGTATGAAGCCCAGTTTTTGGCCGAAGAGGTTGCATAA
- the rho gene encoding transcription termination factor Rho produces MFEISDLKAKKLPELQEIAKGLNVPKFKTQKKLDLVYQILDVQASNPKVVQESTKTPQEKQEKPAPKPRKERAPRPKKEAKETVSKTTTEPAKVSAETEAVDKKETAPSTQPHKREPHKQNGPQKNQNNNRRNNPHQRNGGHEKKSSNFDKDLKNRYKEPEFEFDSIIESEGVLDIMQDGYGFLRSSDYNYLSSPDDIYVSQSQIRLFGLKTGDTVLGNVRPPKEGEKYFPLIKVSKINGLDPQVVRDRVSFEHLTPLFPKEKFKLAERQSTLSTRIMDLFSPIGKGQRGMIVSQPKTGKTMLLKDIANAIAANHPEVYQIILLIDERPEEVTDMQRNVRGEVVASTFDKEATEHVRVANIVLEKAKRLVECGHDVVILLDSITRLARAYNTVQPASGKVLSGGVDANALHKPKRFFGAARNIENGGSLSIIATALTETGSKMDEVIFEEFKGTGNMELQLDRRISNRRIFPAIDLISSSTRRDDLLLDEATIQRMWIMRKYLADMNPVEAMEFMEQRIKQTKNNEEFLLTMNQ; encoded by the coding sequence ATGTTCGAGATTTCAGATCTAAAAGCTAAAAAGCTTCCTGAATTGCAGGAAATTGCAAAAGGACTAAACGTTCCTAAATTTAAGACCCAAAAAAAACTGGATTTGGTCTACCAGATATTGGATGTGCAAGCTTCCAATCCAAAAGTAGTGCAGGAAAGCACTAAAACGCCCCAAGAAAAGCAAGAAAAACCAGCTCCAAAACCCAGAAAGGAAAGAGCTCCAAGACCAAAAAAAGAAGCAAAGGAAACTGTTTCGAAAACAACTACGGAACCTGCAAAGGTCAGTGCTGAAACTGAAGCGGTTGATAAAAAAGAGACCGCCCCTTCAACTCAACCCCATAAAAGAGAGCCCCACAAACAAAATGGCCCTCAAAAGAATCAAAATAACAATAGAAGAAACAATCCCCACCAAAGAAATGGTGGGCACGAAAAAAAGAGCAGTAATTTTGATAAAGATTTAAAAAACAGGTACAAAGAACCTGAGTTTGAATTTGATAGTATTATTGAAAGTGAAGGTGTGTTGGACATCATGCAAGATGGCTACGGCTTTTTACGGTCTTCGGATTATAACTATTTATCTTCTCCTGATGATATCTATGTTTCACAGTCACAAATTAGATTATTCGGCCTTAAAACCGGTGATACTGTGTTGGGCAACGTAAGACCTCCTAAAGAGGGAGAAAAGTACTTTCCCCTTATAAAGGTCAGCAAGATAAATGGATTAGATCCGCAAGTGGTTAGAGATAGGGTGTCATTTGAGCACTTAACGCCCTTATTTCCAAAAGAAAAATTTAAATTGGCCGAGCGACAAAGCACATTATCTACACGAATAATGGATTTGTTCTCTCCTATTGGAAAAGGACAGCGGGGCATGATAGTTTCCCAGCCCAAAACTGGAAAGACAATGTTATTAAAAGACATTGCCAATGCAATTGCCGCAAACCATCCAGAAGTATATCAAATTATTCTTTTAATTGATGAACGCCCAGAGGAGGTTACCGATATGCAACGTAATGTTCGTGGCGAAGTGGTGGCTTCTACGTTTGATAAAGAAGCTACAGAACACGTAAGAGTTGCCAATATTGTATTGGAAAAGGCAAAACGTTTGGTAGAATGCGGTCATGATGTTGTTATTCTTTTGGATTCAATTACCCGGCTTGCAAGAGCTTATAATACCGTGCAACCGGCATCTGGAAAAGTATTGAGTGGTGGTGTTGATGCCAATGCCCTTCATAAACCAAAGCGTTTCTTTGGAGCTGCAAGAAACATTGAAAATGGCGGGTCGCTTTCAATTATTGCAACAGCGCTTACAGAAACTGGTTCTAAAATGGATGAAGTCATCTTTGAAGAATTTAAAGGAACCGGTAACATGGAACTCCAATTAGATAGACGAATTTCTAACCGTAGAATATTCCCGGCTATTGACCTTATCTCTTCTTCTACACGTAGAGACGATCTTTTATTGGATGAAGCTACAATTCAACGCATGTGGATTATGCGTAAGTACCTAGCAGACATGAATCCTGTTGAAGCCATGGAGTTTATGGAACAGCGCATAAAACAGACCAAAAATAATGAAGAGTTTTTGTTGACGATGAATCAATAA
- a CDS encoding metallophosphoesterase family protein, with protein MTKILLLSDTHGHMDETILKYVEQSDEVWHAGDIGSLDVTDKLKALKPVRGVYGNIDNHVIQKEFPEHNRFFCENVDVWITHIGGYPTKYNVKVREEIKLNPPKLFICGHSHILKVMNDKKLNLLHMNPGACGIHGFHHMRTMLRFVIDGEKISNLEVIEIGKR; from the coding sequence ATGACTAAAATTTTACTGCTTTCGGATACCCATGGGCACATGGACGAGACTATTTTAAAATATGTTGAGCAATCCGATGAAGTGTGGCATGCGGGAGATATTGGAAGTCTTGATGTAACTGATAAGCTAAAAGCACTTAAACCGGTACGTGGTGTTTATGGCAATATTGATAACCATGTTATCCAAAAAGAATTTCCTGAACATAACCGATTCTTTTGTGAGAATGTTGATGTTTGGATAACACATATAGGGGGATATCCGACCAAATACAATGTTAAGGTCCGTGAGGAGATTAAATTGAATCCTCCAAAACTTTTTATCTGTGGGCATTCCCATATTTTAAAGGTGATGAACGACAAAAAATTAAATCTGCTTCACATGAATCCAGGAGCTTGCGGAATACATGGTTTTCACCATATGCGTACTATGCTCAGATTTGTAATTGATGGAGAAAAAATATCCAATCTTGAAGTCATTGAAATAGGAAAGAGGTAA
- the cdaA gene encoding diadenylate cyclase CdaA, whose product MDFLNFLEFKVTDVIDILLVAALLYYIYKLVKGTVAINIFIGIVIVWALWKLTELLQMKMISSMVGGFMNIGLIALIIVFQQEIRKFLLMIGSTNFASKRNFIRHFKFLKQEAMPTDTDVDAIIGACEKMGSTKTGAIIVIEKTNSLDFVRSSGDTMNIEITQPILESIFFKNSPLHDGAAIIQDNYITATRVILPVSNDRNIPLRFGLRHRAAVGITEKTDAVCLVVSEETGSISYIKNGEFVPYKGLEELVNFIKKDLE is encoded by the coding sequence TTGGATTTTCTGAATTTTCTTGAATTTAAAGTTACTGATGTCATAGACATTCTTCTTGTTGCCGCCCTACTCTATTATATTTATAAACTGGTCAAAGGTACGGTTGCCATTAACATCTTTATAGGCATCGTCATTGTATGGGCTTTATGGAAACTTACCGAGTTGCTTCAAATGAAAATGATCAGCAGCATGGTAGGCGGGTTCATGAACATTGGGTTGATTGCTTTAATTATTGTTTTTCAACAGGAAATACGAAAATTTTTATTGATGATCGGTTCTACCAATTTTGCATCCAAACGAAATTTTATCCGCCATTTTAAATTTCTAAAACAAGAAGCCATGCCCACAGATACCGATGTGGATGCCATAATTGGTGCATGCGAAAAAATGGGGAGCACAAAGACAGGGGCAATTATTGTTATTGAGAAAACCAATTCCCTTGATTTTGTAAGATCCTCAGGAGATACCATGAACATTGAAATAACGCAGCCCATTTTAGAAAGTATTTTCTTTAAGAACAGTCCGTTGCATGACGGAGCTGCAATTATCCAAGACAACTACATAACCGCAACACGCGTAATTTTGCCAGTTTCCAATGACCGAAACATTCCATTACGATTTGGATTGCGACACCGTGCTGCCGTTGGAATTACTGAGAAAACAGACGCTGTCTGTTTGGTGGTAAGTGAAGAAACCGGTTCCATCTCCTATATTAAAAATGGTGAATTTGTACCCTATAAAGGTTTAGAGGAATTGGTAAACTTCATTAAAAAAGATCTTGAATAA
- a CDS encoding DUF3667 domain-containing protein → MDCKNCGNTLRTDFTYCPNCGAKIIKNRLSLKNVWQDLSYQVLNLDNTFLKTFRHLFSRPADVVNTYIKGTRKKYMNPISYFAIAITLSGILFFVLKKIYKINLMHNSFTEKQASNLDFIMDYQGLLSYFIMPIYALMTWLLFIDKKKLNYTEHLVANAYITGQTSFVQVLICLPLFGFFDIGYDIFNWAFLIGIVIYQFFVFGQIHQTSFLSTFVRGLIYLILFAFVMLALGMAILLIATLTGQISLESIVPK, encoded by the coding sequence ATGGATTGCAAAAATTGTGGCAATACGTTACGAACAGATTTTACATATTGTCCAAATTGTGGTGCGAAAATTATCAAAAATCGATTGTCCTTAAAAAACGTATGGCAAGATCTAAGCTATCAAGTATTAAACTTGGACAATACCTTCCTAAAAACTTTTCGACATCTATTTTCTAGACCAGCGGATGTTGTCAATACCTATATTAAGGGTACTCGAAAAAAATACATGAACCCAATCAGCTATTTCGCAATCGCCATTACGCTTTCTGGAATCTTGTTTTTTGTACTTAAAAAAATATACAAGATAAATTTAATGCATAACAGTTTTACAGAAAAACAGGCGTCAAACTTGGATTTCATTATGGACTATCAGGGATTGCTTTCGTATTTCATAATGCCTATTTATGCCTTGATGACCTGGTTGCTCTTTATTGACAAAAAGAAACTGAATTATACGGAACACCTTGTGGCCAATGCCTATATTACCGGGCAAACTTCTTTTGTTCAGGTACTTATTTGTTTGCCCTTATTCGGTTTTTTTGATATTGGATATGACATTTTCAACTGGGCATTTTTGATAGGTATTGTGATATACCAATTTTTTGTTTTTGGACAAATTCACCAAACCAGTTTTTTAAGCACGTTTGTAAGAGGTCTTATTTATTTGATTCTATTTGCCTTTGTAATGTTGGCACTGGGCATGGCGATTCTTCTAATTGCAACACTAACCGGGCAGATCAGTTTAGAAAGTATTGTCCCAAAATAG
- a CDS encoding DUF4293 domain-containing protein, protein MIQRIQTFFLVIVALIAGVLPLVLNLWIDAEAIKVFAKSELWISIVFYVSAALALISIFMFKNRQNQFVMNRLNMILNLFLLGFFVYRSLNLSGESEISEKGIGMLIPVFSIVFLVLSNRAIKKDEDLVKSVDRLR, encoded by the coding sequence ATGATTCAGCGTATTCAAACGTTTTTTTTAGTGATAGTTGCCCTAATAGCAGGAGTACTACCATTGGTTCTAAACTTATGGATTGATGCTGAAGCAATTAAAGTCTTTGCCAAAAGTGAGCTTTGGATCAGCATTGTATTTTACGTTTCTGCGGCTTTGGCTTTGATTTCGATTTTTATGTTCAAAAACAGGCAAAATCAATTTGTAATGAACAGATTGAATATGATATTAAATCTTTTTTTACTAGGATTTTTCGTTTACCGATCGCTAAACTTATCCGGAGAAAGTGAAATTTCTGAGAAGGGTATTGGGATGTTGATTCCTGTATTTTCTATCGTTTTTCTGGTTCTGTCCAACAGAGCCATCAAAAAGGATGAAGATCTTGTAAAATCTGTTGATCGTTTGCGTTAA
- the truA gene encoding tRNA pseudouridine(38-40) synthase TruA has protein sequence MRYFIRFSYFGKAYHGWQNQPNAITVQEVLEKALSTLLREKIELVGAGRTDAGVHAKEMYAHFDFNLIENKTELVFRLNAFLPEDIAVQDIENVKDDAHARFDATQRIYEYWLVQEKNPFLSDFAHFVKHPLDIEAMNKSASFLLNHSDFECFSKSNTDVKTFNCDVQHAFWEKRECKLVFTISADRFLRNMVRAVVGTLLNVGIGKMKAEEINAIIASKDRGQAGVSVPAKGLYLTKIVYPKEIFDEQK, from the coding sequence TTGAGATATTTTATCCGATTTTCGTATTTCGGAAAAGCTTACCATGGATGGCAAAACCAACCCAATGCCATTACTGTCCAGGAAGTATTGGAAAAGGCTTTGTCTACGCTCTTGCGAGAAAAAATTGAACTAGTTGGTGCTGGTAGAACTGATGCTGGTGTGCATGCCAAAGAAATGTATGCGCATTTTGATTTTAATTTAATCGAAAATAAGACGGAATTGGTTTTCCGCTTAAATGCTTTTCTTCCGGAAGATATAGCGGTTCAAGATATTGAAAATGTGAAGGATGATGCTCATGCCAGATTTGATGCTACGCAACGGATTTATGAATATTGGTTGGTTCAAGAGAAAAACCCATTTTTGTCAGATTTCGCACATTTTGTGAAACACCCACTTGACATCGAGGCTATGAACAAGTCGGCTTCTTTTCTGTTAAATCATTCGGATTTTGAATGTTTTTCCAAGTCCAATACGGATGTTAAAACGTTTAATTGTGATGTTCAGCATGCCTTTTGGGAAAAGCGGGAATGTAAATTGGTGTTTACCATTAGCGCAGATCGGTTTTTACGAAATATGGTAAGAGCTGTAGTAGGTACATTGTTGAATGTAGGAATTGGAAAAATGAAAGCTGAAGAAATAAATGCAATAATCGCAAGTAAAGATAGGGGGCAAGCTGGAGTTTCTGTCCCTGCAAAAGGATTATATTTGACCAAGATCGTATACCCAAAAGAAATATTTGATGAGCAAAAATGA
- a CDS encoding DUF6503 family protein: MKTLRIKLFTIASILLLASCGQKAKKMEVIAEEISEAVSPEPIYDTNEPKTILAAVAHAHGGWNDLWKKKDVEYTYDYRIPSNGKADISTERYIFDSEASFGKYSQHEINVVPDKDGEVTQCFDGKETMVMINGEKNEDPQLIAVSDFLRRANYYWFTMAYKLNDKGTVAKYLGQEEYNGKMYDKVHVTYDPEVTGKEQNDIYILYVNPETKMIDRFFFSLPFLGVEEPAIVANYEYEDIDGQMISTKRTYFMPSEQGYSEKPNLIQTMTNVKFNNGFTIETLMQ; encoded by the coding sequence ATGAAAACATTACGAATAAAGCTTTTTACTATTGCTAGTATTTTACTTTTGGCCTCCTGTGGTCAAAAAGCAAAAAAGATGGAGGTCATTGCTGAAGAAATTTCGGAAGCAGTTTCACCTGAACCTATATATGATACCAACGAGCCAAAGACAATTTTGGCAGCTGTTGCACATGCGCACGGAGGTTGGAATGATTTATGGAAAAAAAAGGATGTAGAGTATACCTATGACTATCGCATTCCATCAAACGGGAAGGCCGATATTTCTACCGAACGCTACATTTTTGATTCTGAAGCTTCTTTTGGTAAATATTCGCAACATGAAATCAACGTAGTGCCAGATAAAGATGGAGAAGTAACTCAATGTTTTGATGGTAAAGAAACCATGGTTATGATAAATGGAGAGAAAAATGAAGACCCACAATTAATAGCAGTAAGTGATTTTCTAAGAAGGGCCAATTACTATTGGTTTACAATGGCCTATAAATTGAACGATAAAGGTACCGTTGCCAAATACCTAGGTCAAGAAGAGTATAATGGAAAGATGTATGATAAAGTACATGTAACTTATGACCCAGAAGTGACTGGAAAAGAACAAAACGACATTTACATCCTATATGTAAATCCAGAAACGAAAATGATAGACAGATTTTTCTTTTCGTTACCTTTCTTAGGTGTCGAGGAACCCGCTATTGTTGCCAACTACGAATACGAAGATATAGATGGGCAAATGATTTCAACGAAACGCACTTATTTTATGCCGAGTGAGCAGGGTTATTCCGAAAAACCCAACCTGATCCAAACCATGACCAATGTAAAATTCAATAATGGGTTTACCATAGAAACATTAATGCAATGA
- the folP gene encoding dihydropteroate synthase, whose product MTINCKGELIDLAAPKIMGILNLTPDSFYDGGKYKDESAILKQVEKMISDGASFIDMGAYSSRPGAEHVPEDEELKRMLPILELILRNFPQTLTSIDTFRSKVASESIHRGAALINDISAGNLDVAMLNVIATHQVPYIMMHLKGTPQSMQKKAVYDDLLKDLLSYFSKKVSDATSLKINDVIIDPGFGFAKTTAQNYTLLSHLDLFQTFNTPILIGLSRKSMIYKILESSPKEALNGTTALHTVALLKGANLLRVHDVKEAAECVKLVEELKANTQ is encoded by the coding sequence ATGACCATAAACTGCAAAGGAGAACTTATTGATCTCGCCGCCCCAAAAATAATGGGAATTCTCAACCTTACTCCTGATTCTTTTTACGATGGCGGAAAGTATAAAGATGAAAGTGCAATTCTTAAACAAGTTGAAAAAATGATTTCTGATGGTGCCTCTTTTATAGATATGGGCGCCTATAGTTCCAGGCCAGGTGCTGAACATGTGCCTGAGGATGAAGAGTTGAAACGAATGCTACCTATACTGGAACTGATACTTCGTAATTTTCCACAGACCTTGACTTCAATAGATACGTTCAGAAGTAAAGTGGCTTCTGAAAGTATTCATCGTGGTGCCGCCCTTATCAACGATATCTCTGCGGGTAATTTAGATGTTGCAATGTTGAACGTTATTGCTACGCATCAGGTTCCATATATAATGATGCACTTAAAAGGAACACCTCAATCCATGCAAAAAAAAGCGGTCTATGATGATTTATTGAAAGATTTGCTTTCTTATTTTTCAAAAAAAGTAAGTGATGCAACCTCCTTAAAAATCAATGACGTCATTATTGATCCGGGGTTTGGTTTTGCAAAAACAACGGCACAGAACTATACATTATTGAGCCATTTAGATTTGTTCCAAACTTTTAATACTCCAATTTTAATTGGTTTAAGCCGAAAATCCATGATTTACAAAATCCTGGAATCTTCTCCAAAAGAAGCCCTTAACGGAACTACTGCCCTGCATACCGTTGCCTTGTTAAAAGGCGCTAACCTTTTAAGGGTTCATGATGTAAAAGAAGCTGCGGAATGCGTTAAACTTGTAGAGGAATTAAAAGCGAACACCCAATAA
- a CDS encoding DUF1599 domain-containing protein translates to MQQTSEQYDAVIHACRELFLKKAKDYGTAWRILRLPSLTDQIFIKAQRIRGLQENEVRKVDEGEQSEFIGIINYSVMALIQLKKGVAEQPDLDANEAIKLYDTEVSITKSLMENKNHDYGEAWRDMRVSSLTDLILQKLLRVKQIEDNAGATLVSEGIDANYQDIVNYAVFALIHLSEEE, encoded by the coding sequence ATGCAGCAGACTTCCGAACAATATGATGCGGTTATCCATGCCTGCCGGGAACTATTTCTAAAAAAGGCCAAAGATTATGGCACGGCGTGGCGTATTTTGAGACTTCCATCCCTTACAGATCAAATATTTATTAAAGCGCAACGGATTCGTGGTCTTCAAGAAAATGAAGTCAGAAAAGTTGATGAAGGAGAACAATCTGAGTTTATTGGGATAATCAATTACTCTGTTATGGCATTAATCCAATTAAAAAAAGGAGTGGCTGAGCAGCCTGATCTTGATGCCAATGAGGCCATTAAACTTTATGATACCGAAGTTTCAATCACAAAAAGTTTGATGGAAAATAAAAATCACGATTATGGCGAAGCATGGCGCGATATGCGTGTAAGTTCGCTGACGGATTTAATTTTGCAAAAATTACTGCGGGTAAAGCAAATTGAAGATAATGCGGGAGCTACTTTGGTCAGTGAGGGCATAGATGCGAATTATCAAGACATCGTTAATTATGCAGTATTTGCGTTGATTCATTTAAGTGAGGAAGAATGA
- a CDS encoding MBL fold metallo-hydrolase: MRGFYIIVFFIAVACNNSSKQVKTVGVEPEVENVKVSLYVLGTVQDGGSPHIGCQKECCSLLFKSPDATRKVVSLGFVDHENKKSYLFEATPDMPSQLKLLKELSGIDNETPNGIFLTHAHMGHYTGLMYLGREALGSKKIPVYAMPKMKSFLESNGPWDQLVALENIAVKELNNEKPIKLTPNLSVVPFTVPHRDEYSETVGYKIMGPNTSVLFIPDIDKWSKWKSNIIEEISNVDYAYLDATFFDGEEINNRDISEIPHPFVIESMGLFENLPEIEKKKIHFIHFNHTNPLLNPNSKQFKSVLKKGYSIASFSDRVKL, from the coding sequence ATGAGAGGTTTTTATATAATTGTTTTCTTTATAGCGGTTGCTTGTAACAATAGTAGCAAACAAGTGAAAACGGTTGGTGTGGAACCCGAAGTTGAAAATGTAAAAGTTTCCCTTTATGTTTTGGGAACGGTGCAAGACGGTGGGAGTCCGCATATAGGATGCCAAAAAGAGTGTTGTTCTCTTTTGTTCAAAAGTCCAGACGCCACTCGGAAAGTAGTTTCTTTGGGCTTCGTTGATCACGAGAATAAAAAATCCTATTTATTTGAGGCAACTCCTGATATGCCTTCGCAATTAAAACTATTAAAAGAGCTTTCAGGAATAGACAATGAAACTCCAAACGGCATCTTTTTAACACATGCGCATATGGGCCATTACACAGGTTTGATGTATTTGGGAAGAGAAGCCTTAGGTTCTAAAAAAATTCCTGTTTATGCCATGCCTAAAATGAAATCTTTTTTAGAGAGTAATGGGCCGTGGGACCAATTGGTAGCGTTGGAGAATATTGCTGTTAAAGAGTTGAACAATGAGAAACCAATAAAACTAACTCCAAATTTAAGTGTGGTTCCTTTTACAGTCCCACATAGAGACGAATACTCTGAAACGGTTGGTTACAAAATAATGGGGCCTAACACCTCTGTGTTGTTTATTCCAGATATTGATAAATGGTCTAAATGGAAAAGCAACATTATAGAGGAGATCAGCAATGTTGACTACGCCTATTTGGATGCCACTTTTTTTGATGGGGAAGAAATAAACAACAGGGATATTTCAGAAATTCCACACCCGTTTGTTATAGAGAGTATGGGGCTTTTTGAAAATTTACCAGAAATTGAAAAGAAAAAAATCCATTTTATTCACTTTAATCATACGAATCCACTACTCAATCCCAATAGCAAGCAATTTAAATCCGTACTAAAGAAAGGGTACAGTATTGCTTCTTTTTCAGATAGGGTTAAACTGTAA